A single genomic interval of Chloracidobacterium validum harbors:
- a CDS encoding Uma2 family endonuclease, whose product MFVYYSLQQVRNKDYKGPDFFVVKDVDGFYARPSWVVWQEDGRLPDVIVELLSPSTQSADLGEKKRLYERVFRTAEYYCYGPDPSEGASPQLLGWGLVRGQYEPIAPNAEGWLWSAQLGVWVGAWEGRYHALQTRWLRFYDADGRLVLTRAEAAEAKLEAAEAKAEAARAQAEEATARAAALEAEVRRLQALLAPPD is encoded by the coding sequence ATGTTTGTTTACTACAGCCTTCAGCAGGTGCGGAACAAGGATTACAAAGGGCCGGATTTTTTCGTGGTGAAGGATGTGGATGGGTTTTACGCGCGTCCGTCGTGGGTGGTGTGGCAGGAGGATGGGCGGTTGCCGGATGTCATTGTTGAGCTACTGTCACCTTCGACCCAGAGTGCAGACTTGGGCGAGAAGAAGCGGCTGTATGAGCGTGTGTTTCGGACGGCGGAGTATTACTGCTACGGGCCTGACCCCAGCGAGGGAGCGTCGCCGCAGTTGCTGGGTTGGGGACTCGTGCGTGGTCAGTATGAACCAATCGCGCCGAATGCGGAGGGGTGGTTGTGGAGCGCCCAGCTTGGGGTGTGGGTTGGAGCGTGGGAAGGGCGGTATCACGCGCTCCAGACCCGCTGGTTACGGTTTTACGATGCGGACGGACGGCTGGTGCTGACGCGCGCGGAAGCGGCCGAGGCCAAGTTAGAAGCGGCTGAGGCCAAAGCGGAAGCGGCGCGGGCGCAAGCTGAGGAAGCTACCGCGCGGGCAGCCGCGCTTGAAGCCGAGGTCAGACGCTTGCAGGCTTTGCTTGCGCCGCCGGACTAG
- a CDS encoding helix-hairpin-helix domain-containing protein produces MSLREIKIARVTPVGVAPTYNVTMRAPLHNYFVNGILTANSHSVCYGVLAYRTAYLKAHYPAHFWAAVLTSELGDSDKVARYIEGAREQGVEILPPDVNISRHGFTASGGQIRFGLMAIKGIGEAAVDAMLTAREKDGAFESLFDFAERVDPKALNRRVLESLIKSGAFDSLPGTRAQKFAAIDAALEQGARAHRDAAAGQASLFGMLTDAAKSPATALPNVPDWTQKERLAGEKATLGFYLTGHPLASFRETLANLRSLSYAQLAHQSQGETVSMGGVVSAFTVKNTKKGDRFAVFMLEDETGSIEVIAWPETFKRLGDKVTDGAAVLVTGRLELEDATPTKIIAETAEPLEGLRERHARSLTLRFQANALDAGQLEKLRDVLDRHRGERPVLFALALPSGAEARLRAHQSFNVCPSPELLEALQTHFPHCTIELQ; encoded by the coding sequence ATGTCGCTTCGTGAAATCAAAATCGCCCGTGTAACGCCGGTTGGCGTCGCGCCGACATACAACGTGACAATGCGCGCGCCGCTGCACAACTACTTTGTCAACGGCATCCTGACGGCCAACAGTCACTCGGTGTGCTACGGCGTACTGGCCTACCGGACGGCTTACCTCAAGGCGCACTATCCAGCGCATTTCTGGGCCGCTGTTCTCACCAGTGAACTCGGTGACAGCGATAAAGTTGCGCGCTACATCGAGGGGGCGCGCGAACAGGGCGTCGAGATTCTGCCGCCAGATGTCAACATCAGTCGGCATGGGTTTACCGCATCCGGCGGACAAATCCGTTTCGGATTGATGGCCATCAAAGGGATTGGCGAAGCCGCCGTGGATGCCATGTTGACTGCCCGCGAGAAGGATGGAGCGTTTGAGTCACTCTTTGACTTCGCCGAGCGGGTCGATCCCAAAGCCCTCAATCGGCGCGTCCTGGAAAGCCTGATCAAATCAGGAGCGTTTGATAGCCTGCCTGGAACGCGGGCCCAAAAATTTGCCGCGATTGATGCCGCTCTGGAGCAAGGCGCACGCGCGCACCGCGACGCTGCGGCCGGGCAGGCCTCGCTGTTTGGTATGCTGACCGACGCGGCCAAATCACCAGCGACCGCACTTCCAAACGTCCCGGACTGGACGCAAAAAGAACGCCTCGCCGGTGAAAAGGCGACGCTTGGGTTTTATTTGACAGGACACCCTCTGGCGTCCTTCCGGGAAACCCTGGCGAATCTCAGGAGTCTGTCCTATGCCCAGCTTGCGCACCAGTCCCAGGGCGAAACCGTCAGCATGGGTGGCGTCGTCAGCGCCTTCACCGTAAAGAATACGAAAAAGGGCGACCGTTTCGCCGTGTTCATGCTCGAGGATGAAACCGGCAGCATCGAAGTCATTGCGTGGCCGGAAACGTTCAAACGACTCGGCGATAAAGTCACGGACGGCGCGGCCGTGCTGGTCACCGGACGCCTTGAACTCGAAGACGCCACGCCAACGAAGATCATTGCTGAAACGGCTGAACCCCTTGAAGGTCTCCGTGAGCGCCACGCTCGGAGTCTCACCCTGCGCTTTCAGGCGAACGCACTCGACGCCGGGCAGCTTGAAAAGCTCCGCGATGTGCTTGACCGGCACCGTGGGGAGCGCCCGGTGCTTTTCGCATTGGCGCTTCCCTCCGGGGCGGAAGCCAGGCTCCGCGCTCACCAGTCCTTCAACGTTTGTCCGTCGCCAGAACTATTGGAAGCCTTGCAAACGCACTTTCCGCACTGCACGATTGAGCTTCAATAG
- the pdxS gene encoding pyridoxal 5'-phosphate synthase lyase subunit PdxS, with the protein MDDTQQMRLKTGLAEMLKGGVIMDVVNVEQARIAEEAGAVAVMALERVPADIRRDGGVARMSNPRMIRQIMEAVSIPVMAKVRIGHIAEAQVLEALGVDFIDESEVLTPADPHHHVDKFAFRVPFVCGATNLGEALRRIAEGAAMIRSKGEAGTGNIIEAVRHLREIRRDIRLLTVLDKDELMAEAKRLQAPYELVCQVARHGKLPVPLFAAGGVATPADAALCMHLGAETVFVGSGVFKSNDPARFARAIVKAVTFYQDAAKVLEACEEIEDGQPMRGLAIETLPAEQVLAARGW; encoded by the coding sequence ATGGATGATACACAGCAGATGAGACTCAAGACTGGTTTGGCGGAAATGCTCAAGGGCGGCGTCATCATGGACGTGGTCAATGTCGAGCAAGCCCGCATTGCTGAAGAAGCCGGTGCTGTAGCCGTCATGGCTCTGGAGCGTGTTCCGGCCGACATCCGGCGTGACGGCGGCGTGGCGCGGATGTCGAACCCGCGCATGATTCGCCAAATCATGGAAGCCGTCTCGATTCCGGTCATGGCCAAAGTCCGCATCGGCCACATTGCCGAAGCCCAGGTTCTGGAAGCCCTTGGCGTGGATTTCATTGATGAGTCAGAGGTCTTGACGCCGGCCGACCCGCACCATCACGTTGATAAGTTCGCTTTTCGCGTTCCCTTTGTCTGTGGAGCCACGAATTTGGGCGAAGCACTGCGGCGGATTGCGGAAGGCGCTGCCATGATCCGGAGCAAGGGCGAAGCCGGAACGGGCAACATCATCGAAGCCGTACGGCACTTGCGCGAAATCCGGCGCGACATCCGTTTGCTGACGGTTCTGGACAAGGATGAACTCATGGCCGAAGCCAAGCGGCTCCAAGCCCCTTACGAGTTGGTTTGCCAGGTGGCGCGCCATGGCAAGTTGCCGGTGCCACTGTTTGCAGCGGGTGGCGTGGCGACGCCCGCCGATGCCGCGCTCTGCATGCACCTCGGCGCCGAAACCGTCTTCGTCGGTTCCGGCGTGTTCAAGTCGAACGATCCGGCGCGCTTTGCCCGCGCCATCGTCAAAGCCGTCACCTTTTATCAAGATGCCGCCAAGGTGCTGGAGGCCTGCGAGGAAATTGAAGACGGCCAGCCCATGCGCGGTCTTGCTATTGAAACCCTGCCGGCCGAGCAGGTCCTTGCCGCGCGCGGTTGGTAA